One Companilactobacillus farciminis KCTC 3681 = DSM 20184 genomic window, AAGTTACGATCACCTTTCGTTCTGAGTCATCTTTAATAATATTAATGACCTTTTCAAATTGTTCTCCGGTTGCGAGGGAACTGCCCCCAAACTTAACGACCTTCATAACTTACACCTCTAAAATTAAATAGTTTTTAATGATGAGTGTATCATTTTTCCCCATTATGACAAGAAAAAAATATTAATTATTAGAAATATGAGAATATTTTTAATATCACTTGACGTATTATGAGTGTTGTTATAATCTTATACCAACAAAAGAGGTCGCAATCGACATGAGTAAATGAGGGAGCTTCTGTAAGAGCTATGAACTTATTGAAAGGGGAAGTTGCCGAAGCACTAAATTTTACAGGATTTAGCGAGCTGGGGCGTATTAGAAGATGATACGAACTGTCGTGATCAAATAGTCGGTCACGTTGAGCTTATGACAAAATTGATGCAGATTATTTATGGATCTCTTTGTTATTAAGCAAGGAGATCTTTTTTATTTGGTAAAAGGAGCAGTGATTATGATAATAGATGATTTAAAGAGTGAAAATGGCCATTTGATGATTGGTGGCGTTGATAGTGTCGAGTTAGCAAAAAAATATGGAACTCCGCTTTATGTTTTTGATATTTCTCAAGTCCGTAGCCAAATAAGAAAATTTAAATCCGCGTTTGAAAAGAATAATTTAAAATATCAAATTAGTTATGCTAGTAAGGCTTTTGCTGTTAAAGCTATCTACCAAGTAATGAAACAAGAAGATGTTCATATCGACGTTGTTTCTGGTGGTGAATTGTATACCGCATTAAGTGCTGGCTTTCCAAGTGAAAAAATTAGTTTCCATGGCAACAACAAGTCTTACGATGAATTGTTGATGGCAGTCAAAGAACATGTCGGTGTGATCATGTTGGATAATTTCCACGAAATCGACTTGTTATCACAGATTTTAAAACAAGAAAAAGCTACGACTAAAGTAATGTTGCGTTTGACACCAGGAATTTCCGCACACACGCATAAATATGATCAAACCGGTCAAACTGATAGCAAATTTGGTTTCGATGTTGAATCTGGTCAAGCAGATAAGGCTATGAAATCAGTTTTGGATGATGAGAATATGGAACTTACTGGTATCCACGCTCACATTGGTTCTCAAATCTTTGGAACACAAGGTTTCGTCATGTTAGCTAAGAAGATGATGGAAATTGCCAAGAAATTCCAAGCTGAATTTAATTATTGGCCTAAAGTTATCAATCTTGGCGGTGGCTTTGGAATTAGCTATAACGAAGATGATGATCCAATCACTGCTGACGAATTCATTGGACAAATTGCTGATGAATTGAAGAAAACAAACAACGAAGTTCCAGAAATTTGGATCGAACCTGGTCGTTCAATCGTTGGACCTGCAGGTTATACACTTTATACCGTTGGTTCAAGAAAAGATATTCCTAATCTAACTTCTTATTTATCAGTTGACGGTGGCATGGGCGACAATATCAGACCAGCCTTGTATCAAGCTAAATATGAAGCTGTTATCGCTAATAAGATGGATCAACCAAATGAACAAACGGTTCACATAGCTGGAAAGTATTGTGAATCAGGTGATATCTTGATTGATCAACAACAATTGCCAAAAACAAAGCCGGGCGATATCTTGGCAATGTTAGATACAGGTGCTTACGGATATTCGATGGCAATGAATTACAATCGCAATCCTAGACCTGCAGTAGTTTTCGTTGAAGATGGTCAAGATAAGTTAGTCGTTAAAAGAGAAACTTATCAAGATTTAACTAGTTTAGATTTGGATTATTAATTGGAGGAAAGATTTATGAAAAAAATGAGTGCAGAAGAAATTATTAATTATATAGGAAACTCTAAGAAAATTACCCCTGTTAAAGTTTATGTTCAAGGGGATGTTTCAAATGTGAATTTTCCTTCAGATGTCAAAGTTTTTAAGAGTAATGATTTAGCAATTTTAATCGGAGACTACAAAGCAATTGAACCAATTTTAAAAGATAATGATTTTACTGATATTTATGTTGAAACAGCCGCTCAAAATTCAGCCGTACCAATGCTAGATATCAAACACATCAATGCTCGAATCGAACCCGGCGCTATCATTCGTGATCAAGTTTCAATCGGTGAAAATGCCGTGATCATGATGGGCGCAGTTATTAATATCGGTGCAGAAATTGGCGACAAGAGCATGATCGATATGGGAGCTGTCCTTGGCGGTCGTGCCATTGTCGGTAAGAATTCTCACATCGGTGCTAATGCTGTTTTGGCTGGTGTCGTTGAACCTGCTTCTGCTCAACCAGTAAGAATTGGTGATAACGTTATTGTCGGCGCTAATGCAGTCGTTCTAGAAGGTGTTCAAGTTGGTGACAATGCGGTCGTCGGTGCTGGTGCTATCGTAACTAAAGATGTTGCTGAAAATGAAGTTGTAGCCGGAGTTCCTGCTAAAGTTCTCAAAGTTAAAGATCAAAAAACAACTGATAAAACTAAAATTGAGAGTACTTTAAGGAAGTTATAATTATGGCTTTGACAGAGGAGCAATTAATTCAAATAAGAAGACATTTGCATACTATTCCCGAGCTATCGATGCAAGAAGTGAAAACACATGCCTATCTTCTCGAAGTGATAAAGCAATTTGACAAGACTAATTTGGAAATTAAAGAGCTACCAGAACTACCAACTGCTCTGTTGGTGTTAGTCAAAGGATCAAATCCTAAGCGCAATCTTGGTTATCGTTGCGATATGGACGCTTTGCCAGTAACTGAAGAAAATGGTTTGGACTATGCTTCAAAAAATCCAGGCGTGATGCATGCTTGTGGTCACGACATTCATATGACAGTTGGATTAGGAATCTTAAATTATTTCAGTGAGCATCAACCACTTGATAATTTGGTTTTCTTTTTTCAACCAGCTGAAGAAGCCGATAGTGGCGGCAAGGTTGCTTATGATTTAGGAGCATTTACTGGAGATTTTCACGTTGATGAATTTTATGGTCTTCATGACAATGCCCAACTAAAAACTGGTGTGATAGGTTGTCGCAATGGTACTTTATTTGCTGGAACGACTGAAGTAAACGTCACTATCAAAGGTAAGAGTGGTCATGCTGCTTATCCGCACTTGGCTAATGATGCTGTTGTAATTGCAGCCAATTTTATCCAACAAGTGCAAACAGTGATTTCTCGGAGTATCGACCCAGTAAAATGTGGCGTGATTACTTTTGGCAAGATGGAAGCTGGCGTGATTCGTAACGTTATCGCCGGTTCAGCTCGTTTAGAAGGTACGATCAGAGGTTTGACTCAAGACATGATTGAGTTTATCCGTCAACGTATCAGAGAAATTGCTGAAGGTTTAGAGAAGTCGTTTAATTGTGAAATTTCAGTGGAATACAATCAAGGTGGATATTATCCAGTCGAAAATAATCCTGCTTTGACGAAACGTTTTATTAATTATATGAAGAATAATTCTCAAATTGATTTTGAAGAAACTGAGCCCAAAATGACTGGTGAAGATTTTGGCTACTTGATCAACAAGATTCCTGGAACAATGTTTTGGCTCGGTGTCGATAGTAAAGGTGCACTTCATTCAGCGGATTTCTTGCCACATGAAGCTGCAATCAAAAAGGGGATTGATGCGATGGTCGGTTTCTTAAATTATCGTATGGATTTGGAGGAAGATTAGATGTTTGAAAATGTTGATTTAATGACAGCGATAATTACGCCGTTTGATGATAATGAAAAGATTGATTTTTCAGCCTTGAAAAAATTGACTGAACATCTACTAGCTACAGGCAGTAAAGGCTTTGTCGTTGGTGGCACGACTGGTGAAACGCCAACTTTGACTGAAGATGAAAAGTTGGAGCTTTATCAAAAGTTTGTTGAAATTGTTGACGGTCGTGTTCCTATCATTGCTGGTGCCGGTAGTAACAATACTGCTCAGACGATTGATTTTATTAAGAAAATCAGTCAGATCAAGGGAATCGATATGGCCTTAGTTGTAGTGCCTTACTATAACAAACCTAATCAACGTGGGATGAAAGCTCACTTTGAAACGATTGCCAAGAATTCGCCTTTGCCAATTATGATCTATAACATTCCTGGTCGAACCGGTGTTTTGATGGAAAAAGAAACTGTTGTTGAATTGGCCAAGAATCCTAACATTCAAGGTGTAAAGCAATGCAATACGATGGAAGACTTAGAATATATCGTTGAACATGCACCAAAGGATTTTAACGTTTATAGTGGTGAGGACGCTCAAGCACTCTTTGCTAAAGTTGTCGGTGCTAATGGTGTTGTGTCAGTTGCTTCACATCTTTATGGAACAGAAATGAGCGAGATGTATCAAGCTTTGGAAGAAGGCAACTATCAAATTGCTGGCAAGATCCAACGTCAATTGACACCTAAGATGGCTGCCTTGTTCATGTATCCTTCACCTTCACCGGTTAAGGCAGCTTTGAATCACGTTGGTTATCAAGTTGGTGGCTGTCGTTTGCCAATCTTAGCTTTGAATGAAGCAGAACAAACTAAGTTATTTAAAATTTTAGATCTTTAGGAGTTTTTTATGATAAAAGTTATTATTTCCGGCTTTTCTGGCTCGATGGGTCAAAAGGCTGTCAAAATGGTCGAAGATTCTGATAATTTACAATTAGTTGCTGGGTTCAACCCCATTGAGACCGATTTAAATCCTGAGAGTTATGGCCTTGATAAAAATGTGAAAATTTTTAATAAACTGACTGATATTGAAACGGATGCCGATATTTGGATCGACTTTTCCATTCCGAGTGCCGTTTTTGATAACACGAAATTTGCTATTGAACACAATATACGTCCAGTCATTGGAACTAGTGGAATGAGTGAAGAACAAACTGCTGAATTAAAGAAGTTAGCTGATCAAAAGCATCTTGGTGGTATTATTGCTTCTAACTTTGGATTATCAGCTGTCTTGATGATGAAATTTGCTCAAGTGGCAGCCAAGTATTTTGAAGAGTCAGAAATCGTTGAAAAGCATCATGAAGATAAAATCGATGCACCTTCAGGAACCGCTTTAAATACTGCTAGATTAATCTATGAAGCAAGAGGTCATGACCAAGTTCAACACAGTAGTGAGGATCCATTGCAGACCCGTGGTGGCGATTATCACGGGACTAAGATTCATGCCTTACGTTTGCCAGGCTTTGTTGCCGATGAAGAAGTTATCTTCGGTGGGGTTGGCGAAACTTTGACTATCTCGCAAAGTACGACTGACCGTCAATCATTTATGACTGGTGTAAAGTTAGCTATCAATGAAGTGGTGAAATTGGATCACTTAGTAATCGGTCTCGAACAAATTATTTAGAAATTATTTCAAAAAATTACAAAAACTCTAATAATTTAGTGAGTTTTGTATTAGAATTAAACTACATTTAATTTTTAAGGAGTGTTGAAGAATGCCAGAATTAGATTCATCAGTAAAAAATGTAGTAAACGAAACGATTGCCCCAATGGGTAGATCAATGATCAGAGAATTTGCTGAAAAATTTGCAAAGATTCCTGGTCTAGTTAAATTAACTCTTGGCGAACCAAACTTTAATGTACCCGAACACGTTAAAGCAGCTGCCATTGAGAGTATCAAGGAAAACGAATCTCATTATTCAGACCAAAAAGGTTTCTTGAGTCTTAGAGAAGCTATTTCAGGTTACTTGGATAAACAATTCGATCTTCAATACGATCCTGAAACAGAAGTTGTCGTAACTATTGGTGCTACAGAAGCAATCTTTGATACTTTTGCCGCCATTATTAACCCCGGTGATAAGGTGATTATTCCTACACCAACTTTTGCTCTATACATTCCGATTGTTAAGATCCTTGGTGGAATCCCAATTCAAGTTGATACAACTGCTGACGGTTTCCAATTGACTGGAAAACATTTGGCTAAAGTTATTGAAGAAGAAGGCGAAGATAAGGTTAAAGCCTTGATGCTAAACTTCCCAGGTAACCCAACTGGCTTTGTTTACTCAAAAGATCAATTGCAAGAACTCGTTGATGTGGTAAAAGACAAGAACATGTACGTTGTTTCCGATGAAATTTATGCTGAATTGACATACAGTCACAAGCATTTCTCAATGGCAAAACTTTTGCCAGGTAAAACAATTTTGATCAACGGTCTATCTAAGTCACATGCTATGACCGGTTACCGTATCGGTTACATTGCTGGACCAAAAGATTTTGTTGAACAAGCTAACAAGATGCATGCCTTTACCGTTACAGCTCCTTCTAACCCAGCTCAATTTGCTGCTGAAGAAGCTTTGAAGAATGGTATCGATGATCCAATCGCAATGAAGAAGATTTACCAAGAACGTCGTGATTACTTAGTTGATCAACTAAACGATATGGGTTATGAAACAATCTTGCCAGAAGGTGCTTTCTACACATTCTCCAAGATTCCTGAAAAATTCGGCTTGAGTTCAATTGAATTTGCCGATAAATTGGCCACTGAAGGTCTCGTTGGTGTAACACCAGGTGTTGCCTTTGGTAAAGGTGGCGAAGGTCATTTTAGAATTTCTTACGCCGCTTCAATGGAAGATATTCAAGAAGCTATGAAACGCTTGAGAAAGTTCACAGAGAGTTTATAAATAATATTTAAGGGATGAAGATTTATGAGTGATGAATATACAGTAGCAATTTTGGGTGCCACAGGTGCCGTTGGAACGCGTTTAATTCAACAATTAGAACAATCAACTATTCCTGTTTCAAAAGTAAAGTTATTAGCATCAAGTCGTTCAGCAGGAAAGGTTTTACAATTTAAGGGCCAAGATGTGACCGTTGAAGAAGCCAAACCCGAATCATTCGATGGTGTCGATTTAGTTTTGGCATCAGCTGGTGGAGCAGTTTCCAAGAAATTTTTACCAGAAGCTGTCAAACGTGGCGCTGTTTGTGTTGATAATACTAGTGCTTTTAGAATGGAAGAAGATGTTCCATTGGTCGTTCCAGAAGTGAACGAAGCTGCACTTTATAATCATCACGGCATTATCGCCAATCCTAACTGTTCAACTATCCAAATGATGGTTGCACTAGAACCAATCAGAAAAGCTTTTGGTTTGAAGCAAATTATTGTTTCAACTTATCAAGCTGCCAGTGGTGCTGGTCAAAGTGCTCTAAACGAGTTGTATTCTGAAGCACAAGATTACTTAGATGGTAAAGACATGAAAGCCGACATTTTTCCAACGAAGGGCGATAAGGAGCATTATCCTTTAGCTTTCAACCTCTTACCACAAATCGATGTTTTGGAAGATAATCTTTATTCTCATGAAGAATGGAAGATGATCCATGAAACTAAGAAGATCATGTTAGGCGATATGAATTCACCTAAGATCAAAGTCACAGCAACTTGTGTCAGAGTGCCAGTGCCAATTAGCCATGGTGAATCAATTTATATTGAAGTTGAGGATAAGTCAGCTACAACTGAACAAATTCAACAATTGATCAAGGATGCCCCAGGAGCTGTCTTGCAAGATGATCCAAAGCATCAAGTTTATCCACAGCCTATCAATGCTGTAAATAGTCGTGATACTTTTGTTGGTCGTATTCGTCCAGATTTGGAAAATGATGGAGCTTTCAATATGTGGGTCGTTTCTGACAACTTATTGAAGGGTGCCGCTTGGAATACAGTTCAAATTGCTGAAAGACTAGTTGCCGACGATTTGGTTCGTGTAAAGTAAATAAAATCAATATGGGATGCAGAAATAAGCCTGCGTTCCATATTTTTTTTGCTATTTCTGTTAAAATGTTAGGAGACATTTAATTTCAGGTGAGAAAAAAATGAAGCGAATAATGAATGTATTTAATGAGGGCGTTTTAGACCTGTTGGCTAACGCTGGAGTTGCGATTCCGTATTTTTTCTGTTTGACGTTATATAACCAAAACAAAAATATTTTTGTCTTTGCGTTGCCATTTTTAATGCTCTATACTTTTAGAGCTTTGGGAATGCTATTGACGACTTTTATTACCTTGCCAGCTTCGACGATGCTATCGATGTCGAATCTGTTTGGTGTGATTGGCTCGCTTTGCATGCTAGGAGCTAGCAATCCAGTTTTTGGTATTATTGGTGGGGTGTTCTTAGGTCTAGCTTCTAGTTGGATCTGGCCATATTATTTGACGGTTCGTTCTCGTGGCAAGATGGATAAAGAATTTAAATTCAATCGAATGCACACTTTGTCGATGGTTTTGACGATTATCTTATTGTTGATTGTTGAACTAATTGCTACGAAGACTAAGTTGTTGAACTTGTCATTTATTTTGTTAGCTTTCTTATTCTTTACTGCGATGGTCGGTGGCATGAACGTTACGCACCGTTTGACCTTTTATCAAGGCTTAGAGAAGAAACCTAAGTTTAGAATCAATTCGTTTTTTAATTTGATCGTGTTAGCGAGTTTGGTCATGTTGTTATTCATCATTCGCTATACGCGTCTAAAAGAAGTTTCCAATACGATTGATTTAGCAATCAGCATTGCTGCTATCGTCTTGTTCTTGATCCTCGCATACTATCAATTAGGGGTTCATAAAAAGATGTTCCCAGTCAGTTTGGTTGCCATCAATCGTGGGGTGGTCATGAACTACGTAATGCTGTATGCCATCTTCGACAGTACGATTCGCTTCAAATTCAATACTTTGATGTTAGTTTATACGCTTTATCTGGTCGGTTTTGAATTAGGACCAGCTTTGTTGAAAAAACGTCAAAATTGGCGTTATCCTTTATTGTTGCTAGGTTTAGTTTTGGCATTGTTTAATTACACATACTTTGTTGGCTTGTTCTTATTAGCCGTATTTGTCGGAACCGATAATCGAATTTTGAATGACGCACTTTATACTGATCCTGATTTAGATTCCGAACGAGCTTTCTTGATCAAGTATCAGTTGTCTTGTGTTGGAAATGTATCGCAACAATTGATCTACATGACGACAATTTATTTCATCAGTTACTTTACTGATATTAATGCTTTAGGATTCTTCAATAACATTTCCAACGGCCCAACTAATTCGACGCTTTATGGAGTACATCTATTTATTACTGCTATCGTCTTTATTTATGCGGCAGTCACATTTTATTTTGCTCGTGAAAAAGAATGATTTGAATCATTACAACGCTATGAGATTTATTTTATTGAAAATAGTTGAGCATAGAGAAATTCAGTACTGTTAAGTAAATTTGAAAGTTATAACGGCTGTTTGTGAAGTCGTTTCAATGATATTTTTTAGAAAACAAAAATAAGACTACTATATATTGTATGCGTGTGTTATATAACACCTACATATGGTATTTGGTAGTCTTTTTTATTATTTAAAATTTTATAAAATGGTTGTATAGATTAAAGATTGGGGAGATATAAATGACCACGCAATTAACTCAATTGATAGAAATCCCAGTTGAAAAAAGAAGTGGCTTCAAGACTAAGTTTTATCCATATAAAATTGAATTTGTGCTAGATAAGTTGGACTTGTCTCGAGTTCAACAAGATAATTTGATTGAGAATTTTGTATCTGAATTCTTAACGGCTGATTTGATGACAACCAAACAAATTCGCCAGGTTATTACGGATAGTTTGATTGCTCAAAATTTGAATCAAGCTGCAAAATCTT contains:
- the dapA gene encoding 4-hydroxy-tetrahydrodipicolinate synthase, encoding MFENVDLMTAIITPFDDNEKIDFSALKKLTEHLLATGSKGFVVGGTTGETPTLTEDEKLELYQKFVEIVDGRVPIIAGAGSNNTAQTIDFIKKISQIKGIDMALVVVPYYNKPNQRGMKAHFETIAKNSPLPIMIYNIPGRTGVLMEKETVVELAKNPNIQGVKQCNTMEDLEYIVEHAPKDFNVYSGEDAQALFAKVVGANGVVSVASHLYGTEMSEMYQALEEGNYQIAGKIQRQLTPKMAALFMYPSPSPVKAALNHVGYQVGGCRLPILALNEAEQTKLFKILDL
- a CDS encoding aspartate-semialdehyde dehydrogenase, with product MSDEYTVAILGATGAVGTRLIQQLEQSTIPVSKVKLLASSRSAGKVLQFKGQDVTVEEAKPESFDGVDLVLASAGGAVSKKFLPEAVKRGAVCVDNTSAFRMEEDVPLVVPEVNEAALYNHHGIIANPNCSTIQMMVALEPIRKAFGLKQIIVSTYQAASGAGQSALNELYSEAQDYLDGKDMKADIFPTKGDKEHYPLAFNLLPQIDVLEDNLYSHEEWKMIHETKKIMLGDMNSPKIKVTATCVRVPVPISHGESIYIEVEDKSATTEQIQQLIKDAPGAVLQDDPKHQVYPQPINAVNSRDTFVGRIRPDLENDGAFNMWVVSDNLLKGAAWNTVQIAERLVADDLVRVK
- a CDS encoding aminotransferase class I/II-fold pyridoxal phosphate-dependent enzyme; this translates as MPELDSSVKNVVNETIAPMGRSMIREFAEKFAKIPGLVKLTLGEPNFNVPEHVKAAAIESIKENESHYSDQKGFLSLREAISGYLDKQFDLQYDPETEVVVTIGATEAIFDTFAAIINPGDKVIIPTPTFALYIPIVKILGGIPIQVDTTADGFQLTGKHLAKVIEEEGEDKVKALMLNFPGNPTGFVYSKDQLQELVDVVKDKNMYVVSDEIYAELTYSHKHFSMAKLLPGKTILINGLSKSHAMTGYRIGYIAGPKDFVEQANKMHAFTVTAPSNPAQFAAEEALKNGIDDPIAMKKIYQERRDYLVDQLNDMGYETILPEGAFYTFSKIPEKFGLSSIEFADKLATEGLVGVTPGVAFGKGGEGHFRISYAASMEDIQEAMKRLRKFTESL
- the dapB gene encoding 4-hydroxy-tetrahydrodipicolinate reductase, with the protein product MIKVIISGFSGSMGQKAVKMVEDSDNLQLVAGFNPIETDLNPESYGLDKNVKIFNKLTDIETDADIWIDFSIPSAVFDNTKFAIEHNIRPVIGTSGMSEEQTAELKKLADQKHLGGIIASNFGLSAVLMMKFAQVAAKYFEESEIVEKHHEDKIDAPSGTALNTARLIYEARGHDQVQHSSEDPLQTRGGDYHGTKIHALRLPGFVADEEVIFGGVGETLTISQSTTDRQSFMTGVKLAINEVVKLDHLVIGLEQII
- a CDS encoding N-acetyldiaminopimelate deacetylase, whose amino-acid sequence is MALTEEQLIQIRRHLHTIPELSMQEVKTHAYLLEVIKQFDKTNLEIKELPELPTALLVLVKGSNPKRNLGYRCDMDALPVTEENGLDYASKNPGVMHACGHDIHMTVGLGILNYFSEHQPLDNLVFFFQPAEEADSGGKVAYDLGAFTGDFHVDEFYGLHDNAQLKTGVIGCRNGTLFAGTTEVNVTIKGKSGHAAYPHLANDAVVIAANFIQQVQTVISRSIDPVKCGVITFGKMEAGVIRNVIAGSARLEGTIRGLTQDMIEFIRQRIREIAEGLEKSFNCEISVEYNQGGYYPVENNPALTKRFINYMKNNSQIDFEETEPKMTGEDFGYLINKIPGTMFWLGVDSKGALHSADFLPHEAAIKKGIDAMVGFLNYRMDLEED
- the dapD gene encoding 2,3,4,5-tetrahydropyridine-2,6-dicarboxylate N-acetyltransferase; this encodes MKKMSAEEIINYIGNSKKITPVKVYVQGDVSNVNFPSDVKVFKSNDLAILIGDYKAIEPILKDNDFTDIYVETAAQNSAVPMLDIKHINARIEPGAIIRDQVSIGENAVIMMGAVINIGAEIGDKSMIDMGAVLGGRAIVGKNSHIGANAVLAGVVEPASAQPVRIGDNVIVGANAVVLEGVQVGDNAVVGAGAIVTKDVAENEVVAGVPAKVLKVKDQKTTDKTKIESTLRKL
- the lysA gene encoding diaminopimelate decarboxylase, producing MIIDDLKSENGHLMIGGVDSVELAKKYGTPLYVFDISQVRSQIRKFKSAFEKNNLKYQISYASKAFAVKAIYQVMKQEDVHIDVVSGGELYTALSAGFPSEKISFHGNNKSYDELLMAVKEHVGVIMLDNFHEIDLLSQILKQEKATTKVMLRLTPGISAHTHKYDQTGQTDSKFGFDVESGQADKAMKSVLDDENMELTGIHAHIGSQIFGTQGFVMLAKKMMEIAKKFQAEFNYWPKVINLGGGFGISYNEDDDPITADEFIGQIADELKKTNNEVPEIWIEPGRSIVGPAGYTLYTVGSRKDIPNLTSYLSVDGGMGDNIRPALYQAKYEAVIANKMDQPNEQTVHIAGKYCESGDILIDQQQLPKTKPGDILAMLDTGAYGYSMAMNYNRNPRPAVVFVEDGQDKLVVKRETYQDLTSLDLDY